One window of Candidatus Methylomirabilota bacterium genomic DNA carries:
- a CDS encoding segregation/condensation protein A, whose amino-acid sequence MSYRVRLEMFEGPLDLLLYLIQVNEIDIYDIPIAKITQEYLGCLAGMEKLDLEVAGEFLVLAATLIHIKSKMLIPVEEETTDGPLADDPRQELVERLLEYKRFKEAAMTFEELEAGQSLLYVRPADPVVPIADGPLEISLSALLRAFMTVMQRVPEAVAGEITPETINVGERMVALLDRLALQSPVSFMALFEGVTTRIQLIATFLGLLELLRRGLVRARQAEPGSEITIYRTVETAVETDGHSG is encoded by the coding sequence ATGAGCTATCGCGTTCGCCTGGAGATGTTTGAAGGTCCCCTGGATCTCTTGCTCTATCTGATTCAGGTCAACGAGATCGACATCTACGACATCCCCATTGCTAAAATCACCCAGGAATACCTGGGATGTCTGGCAGGGATGGAAAAGCTGGATCTGGAGGTTGCGGGAGAGTTTCTGGTACTGGCCGCCACACTGATCCATATCAAGTCGAAGATGCTCATCCCGGTCGAGGAAGAGACGACGGATGGGCCGCTTGCGGATGACCCGCGACAGGAGTTAGTAGAACGCCTTCTGGAATATAAGCGATTCAAGGAGGCGGCCATGACGTTCGAAGAGTTGGAGGCTGGCCAGTCGCTCCTCTACGTGCGGCCTGCCGATCCTGTGGTTCCGATTGCCGACGGACCCCTGGAGATCAGTCTCTCCGCGCTGCTGCGCGCATTTATGACGGTGATGCAGCGAGTGCCGGAGGCCGTAGCAGGCGAAATTACCCCAGAGACGATTAACGTAGGAGAGCGAATGGTGGCGCTGTTGGATCGGCTGGCCCTTCAGAGTCCGGTATCGTTTATGGCCCTCTTCGAGGGGGTAACAACGCGTATCCAACTGATTGCGACCTTCCTCGGATTGCTCGAGTTGTTGCGTCGGGGCCTGGTCCGAGCCCGGCAAGCGGAACCGGGAAGCGAGATCACGATCTATCGTACCGTTGAAACTGCGGTGGAGACCGATGGACACTCCGGCTGA
- the scpB gene encoding SMC-Scp complex subunit ScpB, which produces MDTPADLGPLGILEALLFMSDAPLSLERIEAVLDGYPKAEVSRLLADLQEQCRQPERGVIVSEVAGGYRLTTKPEVAPWIQRLRGSKPARLSKAALETLALIAYKQPITKPEIEAVRGVMVDGVLKTLVERDLVRILGRKPEVGRPILYGTSRSFLEYFGFKDLSELPTLKEIEALAPNAAGKEVSHEAVEHTEEAEGVGRPD; this is translated from the coding sequence ATGGACACTCCGGCTGACCTCGGCCCACTCGGCATTCTTGAGGCATTGTTGTTTATGTCCGACGCGCCGCTCTCGCTGGAGCGGATCGAGGCGGTACTCGATGGGTACCCCAAAGCAGAGGTCAGCCGCCTACTCGCCGACTTACAGGAACAATGCCGGCAGCCGGAGCGAGGGGTGATCGTCAGTGAGGTTGCCGGAGGGTATCGCCTGACGACAAAGCCGGAGGTGGCCCCCTGGATCCAGCGGCTTCGCGGATCCAAACCGGCGAGGCTGTCCAAGGCTGCGCTGGAGACGCTGGCACTCATTGCCTATAAACAGCCGATTACCAAGCCGGAGATTGAGGCGGTTCGAGGGGTCATGGTTGACGGCGTCTTAAAGACGCTGGTGGAGCGTGATCTGGTTCGGATTCTCGGACGAAAGCCGGAGGTGGGCAGGCCGATCCTGTACGGAACCAGCCGCTCCTTCTTGGAATATTTTGGATTCAAGGATCTTTCGGAGCTGCCGACCTTGAAGGAGATTGAGGCGCTGGCCCCGAATGCGGCGGGGAAGGAGGTTTCACACGAGGCAGTTGAGCACACCGAGGAGGCGGAGGGAGTCGGCCGGCCCGACTAA
- the aroF gene encoding 3-deoxy-7-phosphoheptulonate synthase: MIIILKPNATEAEIALVVKKIESFGLAAHISKGTERTIIGAIGDERVLQEGPLEAFPFVEEVLPILKPYKLASREFKPDGSVVNVDGVLVGGRQVVVMAGPCAVESREGLLQIAQYVKAGGGRILRGGAYKPRTSPYSFQGLGEEGLAYLAEAKQATGLPIATELMDSRDADAVYQYADLIQIGARNMQNFKLLTEVGSRRKPVLLKRGSSSTVKELLLAAEYILSEGNYDVILCERGIRTFEDATRNTLDLSAVPLIKRLSHLPVVVDPSHGTGKWHLVSPMALAAVAAGADGIMVEIHPHPEEALSDGPQALLPSTFETLMNELHRVAQAVGRSL, from the coding sequence ATGATCATCATCTTGAAACCGAACGCAACCGAAGCTGAGATTGCCCTGGTCGTGAAGAAGATCGAAAGCTTCGGCTTGGCCGCCCACATCTCGAAAGGGACCGAGCGGACCATCATCGGGGCGATCGGCGATGAACGGGTTCTGCAGGAGGGGCCGTTAGAGGCCTTCCCCTTTGTGGAAGAGGTTCTGCCGATTCTGAAGCCGTATAAGCTGGCCAGCCGCGAATTCAAGCCGGACGGCTCCGTCGTCAATGTAGACGGGGTGCTGGTGGGCGGCCGGCAGGTGGTGGTGATGGCCGGTCCCTGCGCTGTGGAGAGTCGGGAAGGTCTCCTGCAGATCGCGCAGTACGTGAAGGCCGGCGGAGGGCGCATCCTCAGAGGCGGCGCGTATAAACCTCGGACCTCCCCGTACAGCTTTCAAGGTCTGGGTGAGGAGGGGCTGGCCTATCTGGCTGAGGCCAAGCAGGCCACGGGACTACCGATTGCGACCGAACTGATGGACAGCCGTGATGCGGATGCCGTCTATCAATACGCCGATCTGATACAGATCGGCGCGAGGAATATGCAGAACTTCAAACTCCTGACCGAGGTCGGGTCCCGGCGAAAGCCGGTTCTCTTGAAGCGGGGATCGAGCAGCACCGTTAAAGAACTGTTGCTCGCCGCCGAGTATATCCTGTCGGAGGGCAACTACGACGTGATCCTCTGTGAGCGCGGGATCAGGACCTTTGAGGACGCCACCCGCAACACACTGGATCTCTCGGCTGTCCCACTAATCAAGCGGCTTTCCCACTTGCCGGTGGTCGTCGATCCGAGTCATGGGACAGGCAAGTGGCATCTGGTTTCGCCGATGGCCCTGGCAGCCGTCGCAGCCGGCGCCGACGGTATCATGGTGGAGATCCATCCTCACCCGGAAGAAGCCCTGTCCGACGGCCCGCAAGCGCTTCTACCCAGCACATTCGAGACACTGATGAACGAACTGCACAGAGTGGCTCAGGCCGTAGGAAGATCCCTGTGA
- the pheA gene encoding prephenate dehydratase produces MKITTLRRKVDQIDSKIVSLLGERAELVVRIGQEKAKANLNVHVPQREEEIVARLIRQNKGRFPAHAIRPVFREIISACRSVQGPLKLAYLGPEGTFTHVACTRRFGGSACFVPVHTIGDVFAEVEKGNVNYGIVPIENSSEGVVSHTLDMFVDSDLKICGEILLGVSHSLLSKSGDLRKVKKVYSHPHAFAQSRKWLEANLPRVPLFEASSTAAAAQLVTKDRTAAAIASELAASLYKLQVVSRKIEDTPCNVTRFLIIGRIVPAPTDHDKTSLMFSIKDRVGALYRILEPFAKYQINLTKVESRPSKTKAWEYIFYLDIEGHIGDEPVKAALALLQEECLFLKVLGSYPRENSIES; encoded by the coding sequence ATGAAGATTACAACGTTGCGGCGTAAGGTCGATCAAATCGATTCGAAGATTGTGTCGCTGCTGGGCGAGCGGGCCGAGCTTGTGGTCAGGATCGGGCAGGAAAAGGCCAAGGCGAATCTGAACGTCCACGTTCCACAGCGCGAGGAAGAGATTGTCGCCCGTCTGATACGGCAAAACAAAGGCCGCTTTCCGGCTCACGCCATCAGGCCTGTCTTTCGCGAGATCATATCAGCCTGCCGGTCCGTACAGGGTCCGCTGAAGCTGGCCTATCTTGGCCCTGAAGGGACGTTTACCCACGTGGCCTGCACCCGGCGGTTTGGAGGTTCGGCCTGCTTTGTACCGGTCCACACTATCGGTGATGTATTTGCTGAAGTGGAAAAGGGGAACGTCAACTACGGGATCGTGCCGATCGAGAACTCCAGCGAAGGTGTGGTCAGCCACACCCTGGATATGTTCGTTGACTCGGACCTGAAGATCTGCGGTGAGATTCTTCTGGGGGTATCCCACAGCCTGCTGTCCAAATCAGGCGATTTGAGGAAGGTGAAAAAGGTCTACTCGCACCCGCATGCCTTCGCTCAGTCACGGAAGTGGCTGGAGGCGAATCTGCCGAGAGTTCCGCTCTTTGAGGCTTCCAGTACGGCAGCGGCCGCACAGCTTGTGACAAAGGATCGGACGGCCGCGGCTATCGCCAGCGAATTGGCGGCGAGCCTGTACAAGCTTCAAGTAGTTTCTAGGAAAATAGAGGATACGCCTTGTAATGTCACAAGATTCTTGATAATAGGTCGGATCGTACCCGCACCCACTGATCACGATAAAACCTCCCTGATGTTCTCGATCAAAGATCGGGTCGGCGCACTCTATCGGATCCTGGAACCGTTTGCGAAGTATCAGATCAACCTGACCAAGGTCGAGTCCCGCCCATCTAAGACGAAAGCGTGGGAGTATATCTTTTATCTGGATATTGAGGGACACATCGGCGACGAGCCTGTCAAGGCGGCGCTCGCGCTCTTACAGGAGGAGTGCCTTTTTTTGAAGGTCCTCGGCTCGTACCCAAGAGAAAACTCAATCGAGAGCTGA
- a CDS encoding rRNA pseudouridine synthase, whose protein sequence is MRRGRRFHTRQLSTPRRRRESAGPTKPARQTGGGEERLQRYLARAGLGSRRSCEQLILDGRVRVNNRVVTQLGTKVSPGFDTVTYDGRPVTPSQSLLYLILHKPAGVLTSLSDPRGRPVIGDLLPPRGLPRLFPVGRLDYQTEGLVLLTNDGALAHGLMHPSFEVEKEYLAKVRGCPTPDDLARLKAGVVSDGEKLRATHAEIVRPGIGSAWLKLIVHQGRYHEIRRMCDVIGHPVLRLQRVRVGPIVLGRLPKGCWRRLTPVELAGIRRAVGDGAMRRGPIARGSARP, encoded by the coding sequence ATGCGGCGGGGAAGGAGGTTTCACACGAGGCAGTTGAGCACACCGAGGAGGCGGAGGGAGTCGGCCGGCCCGACTAAGCCGGCACGGCAGACAGGCGGCGGAGAGGAGCGGCTGCAGCGCTATCTCGCACGCGCGGGGCTCGGCTCGCGGAGGAGTTGCGAGCAACTGATCCTGGATGGGAGAGTCCGTGTGAATAATCGGGTCGTTACCCAGCTTGGGACCAAGGTCTCACCGGGTTTCGATACGGTAACGTACGACGGCAGACCCGTCACGCCATCGCAGAGTCTTCTTTATCTTATTCTCCATAAGCCGGCGGGCGTACTGACTTCGCTGTCCGATCCACGAGGGCGGCCGGTTATCGGTGATCTCTTGCCGCCGCGTGGACTGCCCAGGCTCTTTCCTGTCGGGCGTCTTGACTATCAGACCGAAGGCCTGGTGCTTCTGACCAATGATGGGGCGCTGGCCCATGGGCTCATGCATCCCAGCTTCGAGGTCGAGAAGGAGTATCTCGCAAAGGTGCGTGGTTGTCCTACACCCGACGATCTGGCCAGATTGAAGGCGGGGGTGGTGTCGGATGGGGAGAAGCTGCGAGCGACCCACGCCGAGATTGTGAGGCCCGGGATCGGTTCCGCGTGGCTCAAGCTGATCGTGCATCAGGGACGGTATCACGAGATTCGACGGATGTGCGACGTCATCGGACACCCGGTGCTGCGGCTTCAGAGGGTTCGCGTCGGCCCGATTGTGTTAGGGAGGTTACCCAAAGGGTGCTGGCGTCGGCTCACTCCCGTGGAGTTAGCCGGTATCCGTCGCGCGGTAGGCGACGGAGCAATGCGTAGGGGTCCAATAGCGAGGGGTAGCGCGCGCCCCTGA
- a CDS encoding helix-hairpin-helix domain-containing protein, which produces MCDRCQIWRAGCSGSSRGLRPGRAQRCRGACVKGAYTRREAIVAGLFGVAVAGIVWGPVLLRPFSTSHAVDLGTLHLPEDQRAAHTRSSPTPAKVAKGRPSSRVDINHADAAALQTLPGIGPTLARRIIAYRKAYGLFADARGLLEVDGIGPKRFDKIESWIEAR; this is translated from the coding sequence GTGTGTGATCGATGCCAAATATGGAGAGCTGGCTGTTCGGGTTCTTCACGAGGCCTTCGGCCTGGCCGAGCGCAACGTTGTCGGGGAGCGTGTGTGAAGGGGGCGTATACCAGACGCGAAGCGATCGTCGCCGGCCTCTTTGGCGTGGCTGTTGCCGGCATCGTGTGGGGTCCCGTTCTCCTCCGTCCGTTCAGTACCTCTCATGCCGTCGATCTCGGAACACTCCATCTCCCTGAAGATCAGCGTGCTGCACACACTCGCTCGTCGCCGACGCCGGCCAAGGTCGCAAAGGGGAGACCAAGCAGCCGGGTGGACATTAATCATGCGGATGCCGCAGCGCTTCAGACGCTGCCGGGGATTGGTCCGACGCTGGCCAGGCGGATCATCGCCTATCGGAAGGCCTATGGCTTGTTCGCTGACGCCCGCGGGCTTCTGGAAGTCGATGGGATCGGTCCCAAGCGATTTGATAAGATTGAGTCCTGGATCGAGGCTCGCTGA
- the plsY gene encoding glycerol-3-phosphate 1-O-acyltransferase PlsY, with translation MSTSVWLVPLGYLAGSIPFGLLIARVTTGVDVRKAGSGNIGATNVLRVVGSGAGALTLALDALKGWAPVALSQLFGSPELLVAMVGLAAFLGHLYPLFLGFRGGKGVATALGVLLALFAKIALLIVGVWLLIAALFRYSSLAALVTAVAAPLLVWVLDGRPPYVGLAIIICGFILIRHRDNLGRLMAGHEGKIGKRLQGADLPGHDRLVS, from the coding sequence ATGAGCACAAGCGTGTGGCTTGTTCCACTGGGGTATCTCGCCGGCTCCATCCCGTTCGGTCTCCTGATCGCCAGGGTCACCACGGGAGTGGATGTACGTAAAGCCGGGAGCGGCAACATCGGCGCCACCAATGTCCTTCGTGTCGTGGGCTCTGGGGCCGGCGCGCTCACCCTTGCCCTGGACGCGCTGAAGGGGTGGGCGCCTGTCGCGTTGAGTCAGCTCTTTGGGTCACCGGAACTGCTCGTTGCCATGGTTGGGCTGGCTGCATTTCTGGGTCATCTGTATCCGCTCTTTCTCGGCTTTCGCGGGGGGAAGGGGGTCGCTACCGCCCTGGGGGTGCTACTCGCGCTGTTCGCGAAGATCGCGTTGCTGATTGTAGGCGTCTGGTTGTTGATCGCGGCTCTCTTTCGCTATTCGTCTCTCGCGGCCCTCGTCACCGCCGTCGCGGCCCCCTTACTCGTCTGGGTGCTTGATGGCCGACCGCCCTATGTGGGACTGGCGATCATTATCTGCGGTTTTATCCTCATTCGGCATCGGGACAATTTAGGACGCCTTATGGCAGGGCACGAGGGGAAGATCGGAAAAAGACTGCAGGGGGCGGATCTGCCAGGGCACGATCGGCTCGTCTCGTAG
- a CDS encoding histidinol-phosphate transaminase, giving the protein MTKLLEELASPYLQGLVPYIPGKPIGEVERELGITGAIKLASNENPLGPSPLALRALRDALSESHRYPDGGGYYLKQALAKRLGLAPDHLVLGNGCNELLELTARCFLLPGDEVVIADPAFIIYGMLAHLQGCTTVRVPLKAWTHDLEAMAKAVTSRTKMVFIGNPNNPTGTAVRPTQLAVFMDALPDNVVVVIDEAYVEYVPSEMVPDSLRFVRQGCSVIVLRTFSKIYGLAGLRVGYGMAPPAMVELLDRIRAPFNVNALAQRAALAALDDEAHLSSSRKVNELGKAYLSGELHRLGLECPPSVANFLLVDLKRDGRSVADALLRMGVIVRPLGGAQLLKTYIRVTIGTPPENERFMEALKTVLGREQHSTLSDQQAG; this is encoded by the coding sequence ATGACTAAGTTACTGGAAGAGCTCGCCTCTCCATATCTTCAGGGGCTCGTACCGTATATCCCGGGGAAGCCGATCGGCGAAGTGGAGCGGGAACTCGGAATCACGGGAGCCATCAAGCTAGCTTCCAATGAGAACCCCCTTGGCCCCTCGCCGCTGGCGCTCCGCGCCCTACGAGACGCGCTGTCGGAGAGCCACCGGTATCCCGATGGCGGCGGCTATTACCTGAAACAGGCGCTGGCGAAGCGTCTTGGGCTGGCACCGGACCATCTGGTGCTGGGGAACGGCTGCAATGAACTCCTTGAGCTGACGGCCCGCTGCTTCCTGCTGCCGGGTGATGAGGTCGTGATCGCCGATCCGGCGTTCATCATCTACGGCATGCTGGCGCATCTGCAGGGGTGTACGACGGTTCGCGTACCGCTGAAGGCGTGGACCCACGATCTTGAGGCGATGGCGAAGGCAGTGACCTCCAGAACCAAGATGGTCTTTATCGGCAATCCGAACAATCCTACCGGCACGGCTGTGAGGCCGACGCAACTGGCCGTATTTATGGACGCCCTGCCGGACAATGTCGTTGTCGTGATCGATGAGGCGTATGTCGAGTATGTCCCTTCGGAAATGGTGCCGGATTCGCTCAGGTTTGTCCGGCAAGGGTGCTCCGTGATTGTGCTGCGGACCTTCTCCAAGATCTATGGCTTGGCAGGGCTGCGGGTCGGATATGGGATGGCGCCTCCGGCGATGGTGGAACTCCTCGATCGGATTCGCGCGCCGTTCAACGTCAATGCCTTGGCGCAGCGGGCTGCGCTGGCTGCCCTCGATGACGAAGCCCATCTGTCAAGTAGCCGAAAGGTGAATGAGTTGGGCAAGGCCTACCTGTCCGGAGAGCTTCATCGCCTGGGGCTGGAGTGCCCGCCGTCCGTCGCCAATTTCCTGTTGGTCGATCTAAAGCGGGACGGGCGGTCGGTGGCGGATGCGCTGCTCCGCATGGGCGTCATTGTACGCCCATTAGGGGGAGCCCAATTATTGAAGACCTACATCCGTGTGACCATCGGGACGCCTCCGGAAAACGAACGATTCATGGAGGCGCTAAAAACTGTGTTGGGGAGAGAGCAGCATTCAACTCTCAGCGATCAGCAAGCAGGATAA
- the pgsA gene encoding CDP-diacylglycerol--glycerol-3-phosphate 3-phosphatidyltransferase produces MNLPNKLTLGRIFLVPFIIVFLVVGEKVPNYTAGAIFLAAVLTDWLDGRIARNTRQVTALGKLLDPIADKLLISTALIALVQVGRAPAWMVVLVVGRELAITGLRTVAASQSIIIHASDFGKYKMLAEVAAVTFLILDWPPQWDFIGTASLGILCLWVAIVLSTASGIDYFLRFWKVIDLS; encoded by the coding sequence ATGAACCTGCCCAATAAGCTCACGCTTGGTAGGATCTTCCTGGTGCCCTTTATCATCGTCTTTCTGGTTGTGGGAGAGAAGGTCCCTAACTACACGGCGGGAGCCATCTTTCTTGCCGCGGTGCTGACCGACTGGCTGGATGGCCGGATCGCCCGGAATACCAGGCAGGTGACTGCACTGGGCAAGTTGCTTGACCCGATTGCCGATAAGCTGCTCATCTCAACCGCCCTTATTGCGCTGGTACAGGTGGGTCGGGCGCCGGCCTGGATGGTTGTCCTCGTTGTCGGCCGTGAACTGGCTATCACCGGGCTCAGAACGGTCGCCGCCTCGCAGAGCATCATCATCCATGCAAGCGACTTCGGAAAGTACAAGATGCTGGCTGAGGTAGCTGCGGTGACGTTCCTGATCCTCGATTGGCCCCCGCAGTGGGATTTCATTGGCACCGCGTCTCTGGGCATTCTGTGCCTCTGGGTTGCGATTGTGTTGAGCACCGCCTCGGGTATCGACTACTTCCTGAGATTCTGGAAGGTGATCGACCTGAGCTGA
- a CDS encoding prephenate dehydrogenase/arogenate dehydrogenase family protein codes for MTTGSSSEPLGADVSPSLPLMGRLAIVGLGLIGSSVGLACRARGLAKEIRGADIATDHRAHAIALGVVDLTFADAGAAVEGADMVLLAVPVGAIAPTLERIVPHLAPGAVVTDVGSVKRVVTAAMDRLLPKGNGVPGHPIAGRETSGPYAASAELFVSAKCVLTPSVITDPAAASRVGALWNGMGAEVLQMSPERHDEIFAAVSHLPHIVAYALMGAIFDLEDGENLQALAGGGLRDFSRVAMSHPIMWRDICLANREPILKMIERFQAALGDLAATISAEDGEGLRQRFARARACREDFRSGNEGNDRERPGR; via the coding sequence GTGACCACCGGGTCAAGCTCGGAGCCGCTTGGCGCTGATGTCTCGCCGTCTCTTCCCCTCATGGGACGGCTCGCCATTGTCGGCCTGGGTCTGATCGGTTCAAGTGTGGGGCTGGCCTGTCGGGCTCGTGGTCTGGCCAAAGAGATCCGAGGGGCCGATATCGCAACGGACCATCGCGCGCACGCGATCGCGCTGGGCGTCGTCGACCTGACCTTTGCAGATGCTGGTGCTGCTGTCGAGGGGGCCGACATGGTCCTGCTCGCTGTGCCGGTCGGCGCGATTGCACCTACGCTGGAGCGGATCGTTCCGCATCTTGCGCCGGGCGCGGTGGTGACTGATGTGGGAAGCGTCAAGCGAGTGGTTACGGCGGCGATGGATCGGCTGCTGCCGAAGGGCAACGGAGTTCCCGGCCATCCGATCGCCGGACGCGAGACATCCGGTCCATATGCGGCGTCGGCCGAGCTGTTTGTTAGCGCCAAGTGCGTTCTGACCCCAAGCGTCATTACCGATCCGGCCGCTGCTAGTCGGGTCGGCGCCCTGTGGAACGGAATGGGAGCGGAGGTACTGCAGATGAGCCCGGAGCGTCACGACGAGATCTTCGCCGCCGTCAGCCATCTGCCGCACATTGTTGCGTATGCGCTGATGGGTGCTATATTCGATCTGGAGGATGGCGAGAATCTGCAGGCATTAGCGGGAGGTGGCTTGAGAGATTTCAGTCGGGTAGCGATGAGCCATCCGATCATGTGGCGGGATATCTGTCTCGCCAACCGTGAGCCGATTCTGAAGATGATCGAACGGTTCCAGGCTGCGCTTGGTGATCTGGCGGCGACGATCAGTGCCGAAGACGGGGAAGGGCTCCGCCAGCGGTTCGCGAGGGCGCGCGCCTGTCGGGAGGATTTTAGGAGCGGGAATGAAGGGAACGACCGCGAGCGTCCAGGTCGGTAA
- a CDS encoding aspartate kinase: MPLIVQKYGGSSVADVERITNVARRVVETKVQGNDLVVVVSAMAGETDRLLGLAAEISDTPDERELDVIVATGEQISIGLLSLAIQQLGHKARSFTGAQVKIQTDTAHTKAKIVSVEVDRAQQALREGAIVIVAGFQGVTAEEDVTTLGRGGSDLTAVAMAAALKADLCEIYTDVEGVYTADPNIVPEARKLGKISYDEMLELASLGAKVLQARSVEYAKNYTVPVHVRSSFNTNQGTLVVQEDTEMERVVVSGIACDRNEAKITVLRVADRPGIAAKLFGQVAEANIVVDMIVQNISQDGTTDISFTVPKSDFSKAMSLVNGVAKEIGAQQVMGDDRIAKVSIVGVGMRTHSGVAAKMFETLSRENINILMISTSEIKVSCVIDAKYGELAVRVLHEAFGLAERNVVGERV, translated from the coding sequence ATGCCTCTTATCGTTCAGAAATACGGCGGCAGCTCCGTCGCGGATGTAGAGCGGATCACAAATGTGGCCCGCCGGGTGGTGGAGACGAAGGTTCAGGGGAACGACCTGGTTGTGGTGGTGTCAGCCATGGCGGGAGAGACGGATCGCCTGTTAGGTCTAGCTGCTGAGATCTCCGATACGCCGGATGAACGGGAGCTTGACGTCATCGTAGCCACCGGGGAACAGATCTCGATCGGTCTGCTGTCACTGGCCATCCAACAACTCGGGCACAAGGCCCGCTCTTTCACCGGAGCCCAGGTGAAGATTCAAACCGACACCGCCCACACCAAGGCAAAGATTGTCAGTGTCGAGGTTGATCGGGCACAACAGGCGCTCCGTGAGGGAGCCATCGTCATCGTCGCCGGGTTCCAGGGGGTGACGGCGGAAGAAGACGTGACGACGCTGGGGCGCGGCGGATCCGACCTGACGGCGGTCGCCATGGCTGCAGCGCTGAAGGCCGACCTCTGCGAGATCTATACCGATGTGGAAGGGGTCTACACGGCAGACCCGAACATTGTTCCGGAGGCAAGGAAGCTTGGGAAGATCTCCTATGATGAGATGCTCGAACTGGCCAGTTTGGGGGCTAAGGTGCTTCAAGCTCGGTCGGTGGAGTATGCCAAGAATTATACCGTGCCGGTTCACGTCCGTTCCAGTTTCAATACAAACCAGGGGACACTGGTGGTCCAGGAGGATACAGAGATGGAGAGAGTGGTGGTCTCGGGGATCGCCTGCGACAGGAACGAGGCGAAGATCACCGTGCTGCGTGTGGCGGATCGGCCGGGGATCGCTGCGAAGCTGTTCGGCCAGGTTGCAGAGGCCAACATTGTGGTAGACATGATTGTCCAGAACATCAGCCAGGATGGGACCACCGATATCTCGTTCACGGTTCCCAAGTCCGATTTCTCCAAGGCAATGTCGCTCGTGAACGGGGTGGCCAAAGAGATCGGTGCCCAGCAGGTTATGGGTGACGACAGGATCGCCAAGGTCTCGATCGTGGGGGTGGGGATGCGGACTCACTCCGGGGTGGCTGCGAAGATGTTTGAGACCCTGTCACGCGAGAACATTAACATTCTGATGATCAGCACCTCCGAGATCAAAGTCTCGTGTGTGATCGATGCCAAATATGGAGAGCTGGCTGTTCGGGTTCTTCACGAGGCCTTCGGCCTGGCCGAGCGCAACGTTGTCGGGGAGCGTGTGTGA